GCCTTTCCAAAAACTTGCATAACTCATCTCTATTTCTAAACATCTTTATGATAATGAACTTCAAAGACATCACCCCCCAAGTGTTCCTGAAAACAAAGATATAAAAGGTTACAGAGTCAACAAGCTCCAGCATATTCACAGATAAGTCCAGCGCCTTTGTCACAGCCGTAGACCTGTATCAGTCCCAGAACTCCTTCACATATGGGGAGGCAGATACCCACGCATATAAATGAAGCATACCCCCATTCTGCACACACCAACGCACAATCCACAGGACACCCAAGAGTTTCTCCAACCTGACCTACACAGATCAAGAAAACTAGAGCCTGACAAACAGTGCACTTTAGACTGTCCATTGTTATTGTCATTCCTGCTGCTTTCCCTTGGTTATATTCTGGAAGTTTGAGTCTCACCAGGTGCGATAAGTGCCTCAACTCAAATGCACTCCTACCCCAGATCCATCTCGTCTCGTCGTGCTTTTTGAGCTTCATAAGAACCCTGTTAAGAGTCCAGTAATACTGGGAAAGCGTCAAGTTATTGGCGGTGAGTATCACATCTCCAACCGGAAGAGACTTCTTATCATCAGGAGCAATGTTCATTCCAGTCAGGTAAGCCCTGTACGCTCCAGTCTTAGGGTCAGTAAATATCCTCGTGACAAGAGTAAAGTTGTACTGGCTCCTCTCGGCACGATAAACGAGCGCGTACATCGTATAGTTAAACGTGCTGTTGTAGAAGTTCAGCCTGAAGAACAGCAACTGCTCATGCCTTTCACTCATGTTGTAAAGTGTGACTATTGAAACGTTAACTTTGGGAGTAACGTTGGACTTGTAGAGCGGACAGCCCTTAGTCAGGTTAGTGAAGTTAACGACCTTGTTAATCCATGTAACGTTCATTTGGAGCCTGCCCTTATCGTCATACCAGGCAACCACTGCCCTGCGGAAGGTAATGCTGGCGTTGTTAGTGCTCATTGCCATTGCTTGGGAGGCGGCTATCAACTGCAGGCTCAACACCATGGCCACGAGGAAGAGACTGAAAGCAGTCCTCCTCCAGTTCATGGCCACCACCTGACCAGTTGGTCATCTCAAATAACACATTTGCTTATATAAATTTTTTCTTTTACTAGTTGGATTAGCTAACGTTTTTTTTTTCGTAGGATTTTCAATTTCCAACCGTATCAAAACAACGAGAATTAATCAAAAGAAGCCAGAGTAAAAGAGCGAACAAAAGAACACAAATGTCCATTTTCCAGTTCATTCCTAAGGGACCATCAGCCTCGCCCACCCGAGAAGCGTCCCGAAGGGGAGGAAAATCGCCGTGAATAAATAGAGTAGCCTGAACATCGTTAACAGGGATTCCCTAATGAAAGAAACGTTATAATTTCCAGTGACAACAGTCAAAGCTACCACCATTCCAAACAGATAAAGGAGGGCATAGAAGGCACCAAAGGCACCGCTCTCGGCGTATCTCCTATCCAGAAGTCCCTTTTCCACGAGCTTTCTGGTTATCTCGTAGTCCTTCTCCAAGGCAAACGCAAACAGCACTCCCATTAAAACACTTATGAGCGCGTTTCTGATTACAAACAGGTAAAGTCCCAAGCCGACGGCAACGAAATTAACGACTGCCCGGATTTTAAGTATCCGCCCAGGTATAATATACCTATGCGCTATCATGGAGTAGTACCAGCCGGCGACAACAAAAACGTAGAGAGCCATTGAAACACTCCTTTCAAGGCAAACGCCGGAGAAGTAAGAAATCACGAACAGAAGAATTGACGCTGAAAGCTCTCTCAGAAAATCTCGCCAAGAGTAGGTGATTTTCTCGAGTGTCTTACTCCTGCTATGAAACGCCGATGCTAGGAACATCAGGAAAGTGCCCATTGCAAAGAGAATACCGAGCACCTTAACGATGGAAGCGAAGGAAGTTCCTGGTTTTGAAAAAGCTAGATACAAAAGCCCGAATAAGAGCACACCGAACCCAAACGAGCCCATGAAAAAGATTAGATACCTCAAACCCCTGGATTTTAAGGGCCCGGACTTTCTCCATTCGGGTTCCTTTCGGACAACATAGGCCAGAGTATAGAGGAGCGCCAGGATAACCGCAAAGGGAAGGCTTTTTTCCAGCGAAATGGAGAGTTCCTGACCGAGTAGAGCCGTC
The Thermococcus sp. DNA segment above includes these coding regions:
- a CDS encoding halocin C8-like domain-containing protein; amino-acid sequence: MNWRRTAFSLFLVAMVLSLQLIAASQAMAMSTNNASITFRRAVVAWYDDKGRLQMNVTWINKVVNFTNLTKGCPLYKSNVTPKVNVSIVTLYNMSERHEQLLFFRLNFYNSTFNYTMYALVYRAERSQYNFTLVTRIFTDPKTGAYRAYLTGMNIAPDDKKSLPVGDVILTANNLTLSQYYWTLNRVLMKLKKHDETRWIWGRSAFELRHLSHLVRLKLPEYNQGKAAGMTITMDSLKCTVCQALVFLICVGQVGETLGCPVDCALVCAEWGYASFICVGICLPICEGVLGLIQVYGCDKGAGLICEYAGAC
- a CDS encoding potassium transporter Kef, with product MKLKGEYFLLLSFFAGVLFLTALLGQELSISLEKSLPFAVILALLYTLAYVVRKEPEWRKSGPLKSRGLRYLIFFMGSFGFGVLLFGLLYLAFSKPGTSFASIVKVLGILFAMGTFLMFLASAFHSRSKTLEKITYSWRDFLRELSASILLFVISYFSGVCLERSVSMALYVFVVAGWYYSMIAHRYIIPGRILKIRAVVNFVAVGLGLYLFVIRNALISVLMGVLFAFALEKDYEITRKLVEKGLLDRRYAESGAFGAFYALLYLFGMVVALTVVTGNYNVSFIRESLLTMFRLLYLFTAIFLPFGTLLGWARLMVP